In Naumovozyma castellii chromosome 1, complete genome, one DNA window encodes the following:
- the TRS120 gene encoding TRAPPII-specific subunit TRS120 (ancestral locus Anc_5.506), translated as MNTLTHYSSYVDPSKIRTLIVPIGKWKRSEFKSAVSRLKGFNEIRLLDITPIDSPLFTPQGFPSGRIFFDFATTAHADELDIFLYDFEPFRKTFIVIGLVNDASDPELNLKTLKSKYQTPISHNLIYTSDIKITNPNIFSGHFDKETNLETVLCDIGKNFLQALNHYYTSYKHVTLRSPGTIGGNSVLKTTLARQVNTTSTIATSLSSNASKNKRLSSFEMTTNTLKRSASLKLANTLSTSDTRSQQRSKGRQLKILGNFQLLAGRYVDALSSFIEAVSLLHKIRDYIWLGSALDGVSLCFILLSYLQLSFQVPEIITLLCPVETNNNNTSNDNLTKESETSSPRNSVVFNQMQSPRNSMAFQNNPALNIDVEKINLPLLIKAICDKVIYYYELSLSSTSEYVPQVVYCKIILRTLTFMTACKDESGKTLTHEVLGSIIQNKPPITKINKEEGIFNNGDIYHYANRLFELQLKDMNVEAQADVYTTLAEVYGSLGFTRKQCFVLRLLLVTFLQSSERIAWYSDYRDLLTRMLKLYGITIDGSNLISVADGWYDLQISVLQLCLTVAERIGDNEYIAKFSLFLLTEYGQILTTSEEQYLFEHYVSPSIKNGFIKKYWDSCLIRDISMNRIELNESNIENNDVPLESVILDEKLPNKNSSKIDTHEVFNPFKQLTLKSKVTTKKNESGQPTVFVVGNKAELVITIQNPFKFDISVTAVQFTSQTISYCEIDTNDLSSENPYVIKASSTRQITLNTNIKVPTFRDIHIIDSLNISVLELPMENFKIINSTNNRSRKLDSNTEGPGFEYGTTKIKILPEQPELQLINTSKMTGNAWMMLDGSKSSFKVTLRNKSLNCSIDYLQFTPITNIEKSLKNDYWKNMRADDLYSLEYELNWLREKCVTLSNAPKQMQPNEVVEFKLQVDLTEAPSDFSGFDLLVQYGMNAENKSCVYLKKFHIPYSVTLKSSIEVSNIDIIPLSDNNFPNMKSVDWIDYIIKKQKKLKTEQDDEYALLLLDMRNSWIDAISLNIEFDDFRSTDHLVEASHTSRIIIPIKKIDIENHNFAEMPIPKLTEGRQFIQSGMSEDEENKMREQYWCKEYVLSRLKCSWNLSTDNSTVGTVGFRKYIERLDSRMVTTLYQGRSLFEIQLAISDQKVSVGERVTIKATLNPLKTKHSDTTQAIVSLNFMVFDLHSSKLLPKSNRRILYNGGLTRQVSTSKHAEVPLDLVIIERGTYEISVCVTKITHPDDVLQFSTRAVTFCAV; from the coding sequence ATGAACACTTTGACGCATTATTCAAGCTATGTAGACCCTTCGAAGATACGAACGTTAATCGTGCCTATCGGTAAATGGAAACGTTCTGAATTTAAATCTGCTGTTTCTCGATTGAAGGGGTTTAATGAAATTCGTCTTTTAGACATTACTCCCATCGATAGTCCTTTGTTTACCCCACAGGGCTTCCCAAGTGGgagaatattttttgattttgcaACAACTGCTCATGCTGATGAGTTAGACATATTCCTGTATGATTTTGAACCATTTAGGAAGACATTTATAGTTATTGGTTTGGTCAATGATGCAAGTGATCCTGAGCTAAATCTCAAAACGTTGAAGTCTAAATACCAAACACCAATATCACATAATTTGATCTACACATCGGACATAAAAATAACCAATCCAAACATATTCTCTGGTCATTTTGATAAGGAAACTAATTTGGAAACTGTATTATGTGATATAGGGAAGAATTTTTTACAAGCATTAAATCATTACTACACATCATACAAGCATGTTACATTACGATCTCCAGGTACCATTGGTGGAAACTCTGTTTTAAAGACGACTTTAGCACGCCAAGTCAATACAACAAGTACAATTGcaacatcattatcatctaATGCctccaaaaataaaagattaTCATCCTTCGAAATGACCACTAATACCTTAAAGAGATCTGCATCCCTAAAATTGGCCAATACCCTCTCCACATCAGATACCAGATCCCAACAAAGATCAAAAGGCAGACAGCTGAAAATTCTGGGtaatttccaattattAGCAGGGAGATACGTTGACGCATTATCAAGTTTCATCGAGGCTGTGTCACTATTGCATAAGATCAGAGACTATATATGGTTAGGATCAGCATTGGATGGGGTTTCCTTATGTTTTATCCTATTATCATATCTGCAACTTTCTTTCCAAGTTCCAGAAATAATTACTTTACTATGCCCAGTGGAGactaacaacaataataccaGTAATGATAACCTCACCAAAGAGAGTGAAACAAGTTCTCCACGAAATAGTGTCGTATTTAATCAAATGCAATCACCAAGAAACTCAATGGCATTTCAAAACAACCCAGCACTTAATATTGAcgttgaaaaaataaatttaccTTTACTAATAAAAGCTATCTGTGATAAAGTTATATACTATTATGAGTTGAGTTTGTCATCTACGAGTGAATATGTGCCACAAGTTGTCTATTGTAAGATTATATTGAGAACGTTAACGTTTATGACCGCTTGTAAAGATGAATCTGGTAAGACACTAACTCACGAGGTATTAGGAAGCATTATCCAAAATAAACCACCTATAACCAAGAtaaacaaagaagaagggatctttaataatggtGACATATACCATTATGCAAAcagattatttgaattgcAATTAAAAGATATGAACGTGGAGGCTCAAGCAGATGTATATACTACATTAGCAGAAGTGTATGGATCACTTGGCTTTACACGGAAGCAATGCTTTGTCCTTCGTCTACTATTAGTAACATTCTTGCAGAGCTCGGAAAGAATTGCTTGGTATTCCGATTATAGAGATTTGCTAACGAGAATGCTAAAGCTATATGGAATCACCATAGATGGTTCCAATCTTATCTCTGTGGCAGATGGCTGGTATGATCTTCAAATCTCGGTTCTACAATTATGTCTTACAGTCGCTGAAAGGATTGGagataatgaatatatagCAAAATTCTCCTTATTTCTATTGACAGAGTATGGACAAATTTTGACTACTTCAGAAGAGCAATATTTGTTCGAACATTACGTTAGCCCATCTATAAAAAATGGTTTCATAAAGAAATACTGGGATTCATGTCTTATCAGAGATATTAGCATGAAtagaattgaattaaacgaatcaaatattgaaaataatgatgtcCCATTAGAATCTGTAATCTTGgatgaaaaattaccaaataaAAACTCCTCTAAAATTGATACACACGAAGTTTTTAACCCATTCAAACAACTTACTTTAAAATCGAAAGTCACaactaaaaaaaatgaatcagGCCAGCCTACGGTATTTGTAGTGGGGAATAAGGCGGAATTGGTGATTACAATACAGAATccatttaaatttgatatttctgTTACTGCTGTGCAGTTTACTTCTCAGACGATTAGTTATTGTGAGATTGATACCAATGATCTATCTTCTGAGAATCCTTACGTGATTAAAGCCTCTTCTACACGCCAGATAACGCTTAATACCAATATCAAGGTACCCACTTTTCGTGATATACACATCATTGATTCCTTAAATATTTCCGTTCTTGAACTTCCtatggaaaattttaaaataataaactCAACGAATAATAGATCTAGGAAACTCGATTCGAACACCGAAGGTCCCGGTTTCGAATATGGAACCACGAAGATCAAAATATTGCCTGAACAACCCGAATTACAATTAATCAATACTTCTAAAATGACAGGCAATGCGTGGATGATGTTAGATGGAAGcaaatcatcatttaaagttACGCTAAGGAATAAATCTCTGAATTGTAGTATAGattatttacaatttaCTCCAATTAcgaatattgaaaaatcacTAAAGAATgattattggaaaaatatgaGAGCAGATGATTTATATTCTCTTGAATATGAGCTAAATTGGTTACGTGAGAAATGTGTTACTCTTTCTAATGCACCAAAACAAATGCAACCCAATGAAGTGGTTGAATTTAAACTTCAAGTTGATTTAACAGAAGCTCCTTCAGATTTTTCTGGATTTGATCTTCTGGTTCAATATGGAATGAATGCGGAAAATAAGTCTTGCGTCTATCTCAAGAAATTCCATATCCCGTATAGCGTAACATTAAAAAGCTCAATCGAAGTCTCtaatattgatattatCCCACTGAGTGATAacaattttccaaatatgaaatCAGTCGATTGGATAGACTATATTATAAAAAAGCAGAAGAAGCTCAAGACTGAGcaagatgatgaatatgCGTTACTACTACTAGACATGAGAAACTCGTGGATCGATGCCATATCGTTGAACATCGAATTTGATGACTTTAGGAGTACAGATCATTTGGTGGAGGCTTCACACACATCCAGAATCATAATTCCTATCAAAAAGATCGATATTGAGAATCACAACTTTGCTGAAATgccaattccaaaattaaCGGAGGGACGACAGTTTATTCAGAGTGGCATGTccgaagatgaagaaaacaaaatgagAGAACAATATTGGTGCAAAGAATATGTGTTATCCCGTTTAAAATGCTCCTGGAATTTGTCTACAGATAACTCTACTGTAGGAACAGTAGGGTTCAGAAAATACATCGAGAGGTTAGACTCCAGAATGGTCACCACTCTGTACCAGGGTAGGTCATTATTTGAGATACAATTGGCAATTAGCGATCAAAAAGTGAGTGTTGGGGAACGTGTCACTATAAAGGCAACTTTAAACCCTTTAAAAACTAAGCATAGTGATACAACACAAGCGATTGTCTCATTAAATTTCATGGTTTTTGATCTacattcttcaaaattattgcCAAAATCCAATAGGAGGATATTATACAACGGGGGCTTGACCAGACAGGTTAGCACATCCAAGCATGCTGAGGTACCATTAGATTTAGTCATTATAGAACGGGGGACTTATGAAATCTCAGTGTGCGTGACAAAAATAACCCACCCTGATGATGTATTGCAGTTCAGTACCAGAGCGGTGACATTTTGTGCTGTTTAG
- the ADE8 gene encoding phosphoribosylglycinamide formyltransferase (ancestral locus Anc_5.508): protein MSRITVLISGSGSNLQSLINAQADGLLGDAKIVSVVSSSKKAYGLTRATNACIPTKIQSLYPYTRDIPKEDKEARANARTVYEKDLADAILQDKPDLIVCAGWLLILGSTFLSKIGCIPIINLHPALPGAFDGTTHAIEMAWEKCQRENKPLTAGCMVHYVIEEVDRGEPLVVKELVIKPGEETLEEYENRVHEAEHVAIVEATIRALKDKDN from the coding sequence ATGTCAAGAATTACGGTTCTCATCTCAGGCTCAGGTTCCAATCTCCAATCGTTAATAAACGCACAAGCAGATGGCTTATTAGGTGATGCCAAGATTGTTTCTGTCGTATCCTCAAGTAAGAAGGCCTACGGGCTCACACGAGCTACTAATGCTTGCATCCCCACAAAAATACAATCTCTTTACCCCTACACTAGGGACATACCCAAGGAAGATAAAGAAGCCCGTGCAAATGCACGTACTGTATACGAAAAAGATTTGGCAGATGCCATATTGCAGGATAAACCTGATTTGATTGTCTGTGCCGGATGGTTATTGATCTTGGGGTCCACCTTCTTGTCAAAGATTGGATGTATCCCCATAATTAATCTGCATCCTGCCTTACCGGGAGCCTTTGATGGTACCACTCATGCTATTGAAATGGCTTGGGAAAAATGTCAACGAGAGAACAAACCTTTGACTGCGGGTTGTATGGTCCATTACGTTATCGAGGAAGTTGATAGAGGTGAACCTTTGGTGGTGAAAGAATTAGTTATTAAACCGGGTGAAGAGACGTTGGAAGAGTACGAAAATAGAGTTCATGAAGCAGAGCATGTAGCCATTGTCGAAGCTACCATTAGAGCATTGAAAGACAAAGATAACTGA
- the SIZ1 gene encoding SUMO ligase SIZ1 (ancestral locus Anc_5.509), producing the protein MNSEALTLNNVRLEIETAVTQMELLKVPELKSVCKSVGITIGKSMRKAAVQDILRTFINNAITGSDIDKWRPQAIIIMIAYIKRSLPVPNYKQVHRQLELGKTFEEISASSPTSLSTSTYSAKPAVDTMHFKECPFYKLKKLIPETAQPIRVTNQRGIAMAKFYLHADDWNLLKRNGKYKLYLFSGMHNPLGSRGNEPIQFPLRNEIRFNNIQVKDNVRGLKNKIGTAKPADLTPYIKPVNQQNILQLIYAFTEQEYRMYCYIVELVDPEELLKQVLHQPKILKQATLHYIANELNADEDADIITTSITMSLQCPISYTRMKYPAKSIMCKHIQCFDALWFIHSQLQVPTWQCPICQVRITLKDLAISEFVDNILKTCDERVEQVELDRDGNWVACKVEDDNNDNDRTSNSSQSDVKDEHPDKVIPKENVQKHSDNKSNEQVIISLDSDDDSEIREQNDRETVDQLTSIRVTNPFLDNNVARKTLDPSVNEAVATPTKPHPRAEDSINFIEPFKENVPNLLGRTPLNTKVVGSNEVSDPSSHISREERNTRFPSTTSTVIITAPSQKHKEPTETLLSNGGNTTNIIKDSNGDFRFFEENRNSSSTDTTDNVGHSLVLPPLPSLPRIAVKPNLPESTSVVSRMPSVSKPIISPFIPRRQFSNAGSADAILPQKRQLSMSSTTSTAGSLPPTFPFNHLHDTTGYVSPSGPLEE; encoded by the coding sequence ATGAATAGTGAAGCGCTCACCTTGAATAATGTGAGActggaaattgaaactgCTGTAACCCAGATGGAATTGCTTAAAGTACCAGAACTAAAATCTGTGTGTAAATCTGTTGGAATTACTATTGGGAAATCAATGCGTAAAGCTGCCGTACAGGATATTTTGAGAACCTTCATCAATAATGCCATTACAGGCAGCGATATAGATAAGTGGAGGCCTCAAGCCATAATAATCATGATAGCATATATAAAACGATCATTACCTGTGCCGAACTATAAACAGGTGCATAGACAATTAGAGTTGGGGAAAacctttgaagaaattagtGCATCCAGTCCCACCTCACTATCAACAAGTACTTACAGTGCAAAACCAGCTGTGGATACTATGCATTTCAAAGAATGCCCATTTTacaaattaaagaaattgattccTGAGACAGCTCAACCTATCCGTGTGACTAATCAAAGAGGAATTGCAATGGCTAAATTCTACCTTCATGCTGATGATTGGAATTTACTTAAAAGAAATGGGAAATATAAACTGTATCTCTTTAGTGGGATGCACAACCCATTGGGATCTCGTGGTAATGAGCCTATACAATTCCCACTACGTAATGAGATCagattcaataatattcaagTGAAGGATAATGTTCGAggattaaaaaataaaattggaaCGGCAAAGCCAGCAGATTTAACTCCTTACATTAAACCAGTAAATCAGCAAAATATATTGCAACTAATATATGCATTTACAGAGCAGGAGTATAGGATGTATTGTTATATTGTGGAATTAGTTGATCCGGAAGAATTGCTAAAACAAGTATTGCATCAACCAAAGATTCTCAAACAGGCCACTTTACATTATATTGCTAATGAGTTAAATGCAGATGAAGATGCAGACATCATAACAACGTCGATTACAATGAGTTTGCAATGCCCAATTTCTTATACAAGAATGAAATACCCTGCAAAATCCATCATGTGTAAGCATATTCAATGTTTTGATGCATTATGGTTTATCCATTCTCAGTTGCAAGTTCCAACCTGGCAATGCCCCATCTGTCAAGTGAGAATAACGCTAAAGGATTTAGCAATTAGTGAATTCGtagataatattttgaagacaTGTGACGAGAGAGTTGAGCAAGTTGAGTTAGATAGAGATGGTAATTGGGTTGCTTGTAAAGTGGAAGATgacaataatgataatgacaGGACGAGCAATTCTTCACAGTCAGATGTTAAAGATGAGCATCCTGACAAAGTAATACCGAAAGAAAACGTTCAAAAACACTCCGACAATAAGTCAAATGAACAAGTTATTATATCATTAGATAGTGATGACGATAGTGAGATAAGAGAACAAAATGATAGAGAAACGGTAGATCAACTAACGTCAATCCGAGTGACAAATCCATTCTTAGACAATAATGTTGCCAGGAAAACGTTAGATCCAAGTGTAAATGAAGCGGTGGCAACGCCCACGAAACCCCATCCTAGGGCCGAAGACAGTATTAATTTTATCGAACCATTCAAGGAAAATGTACCTAATTTATTGGGTAGGACACCTTTAAACACAAAAGTAGTAGGTTCAAATGAAGTCAGCGACCCTTCATCACATATAAGCAGAGAGGAAAGGAATACGAGATTTCCATCCACAACATCAACTGTCATTATAACGGCACCATCTCAAAAACATAAAGAGCCAACAGAGACTCTTCTCTCAAACGGAGGAAATACTACgaatataataaaagatTCTAACGGAGACTTTCgtttttttgaagaaaataggAACTCTTCTAGCACAGACACGACCGACAACGTTGGACATTCATTGGTTCTTCCACCATTGCCATCACTGCCTCGCATTGCTGTAAAGCCCAATTTGCCAGAGTCAACATCTGTGGTTTCGAGGATGCCATCTGTAAGTAAACCAATTATATCACCGTTTATTCCAAGGAGACAGTTTTCCAATGCTGGCTCCGCAGATGCAATTCTTCCTCAAAAGAGACAATTATCTATGTCTTCAACCACTTCAACGGCTGGATCACTGCCGCCGACTTTCCCTTTCAATCACCTTCACGATACTACAGGATATGTTTCTCCAAGTGGGCCACTAGAAGAATAG
- the STE14 gene encoding protein-S-isoprenylcysteine carboxyl O-methyltransferase (ancestral locus Anc_5.510), translated as MVETEGETDVPYVNDSKTYPEITQNPLDEISLTAYALGGLGGLFLGLIPVLKFTNFNIYMIAFSLFHFLEFYTTAKYNPSKVSSDSFILNNGIEYTAAHLLGVFECFIEGYFFKSSKALTPVKIVISCIAIMLIIIGQLTRSIAMCTAGKSFSHFIKTEKETDHVLVKDGIYAYLRHPSYFGFYWWAVGTQLLLLNPISTVVFLYVLWAFFRKRINIEERYLISFFGKDYVQYKKEVSTRIPFIE; from the coding sequence ATGGTGGAAACCGAAGGGGAGACAGACGTGCCCTATGTAAATGACAGTAAAACGTATCCAGAAATAACTCAAAATCCCCTGGATGAAATTAGTCTCACTGCTTACGCACTTGGAGGTCTCGGTGGCCTATTCCTAGGACTTATCCCCGTTTTAAAATTTAccaattttaatatatatatgataGCCTTCTCACTGTTCcatttcttggaattttaCACCACTGCCAAATACAATCCAAGCAAAGTGAGTTCGGATTCATTCATCCTAAATAATGGGATAGAATATACCGCTGCACATCTCTTGGGAGTTTTTGAATGTTTTATTGAGGggtatttcttcaaatctaGCAAAGCATTGACCCCCGTCAAGATTGTAATATCATGTATTGCTATTATGCTCATAATAATAGGCCAATTGACGAGATCCATCGCTATGTGCACCGCTGGAAAATCGTTTTCTCATTTTATCAAAACAGAAAAGGAAACAGATCACGTACTAGTGAAGGATGGAATTTACGCTTATTTGAGACATCCAAGCTACTTTGGGTTCTATTGGTGGGCTGTAGGAACTcaattgttattattaaacCCAATCTCAACTGTTGTCTTTCTTTACGTTTTATGGGCATTTTTCAGAAAGAGAATTAATATAGAGGAAAGATATCTGATCAGCTTCTTTGGTAAAGATTACGTTCAGTACAAAAAGGAGGTATCTACAAGGATCCCctttattgaataa
- the DFM1 gene encoding Dfm1p (ancestral locus Anc_5.513): MAPRKIYTLGEEKNRAGGSAAPEKDFGTGLRDAYYSFPPVTRTLLTLMVLTTSLALVGWVPIGYFVYSWTECFRYFQFWRMVTACFILPGELMQFIFQIYLLYSRSKEVETGRFLVSSAVSPTIEYTYYLLFSMISISILSSLIYGQSYPMILTAGFDSCLACTWAIDNINKPISLFGVLPITGKYIPVFQLVTSFIFNPNSFLLNCVGIFVAYLFNCLDTRTLGPVWGWLTNKPAGYGVFPAGKFGAPGLFVTVYELCFGELNNNRQRSKMSGSSRLSGLIGKSKGQRLGSLDPSKQPPNSLKKDRTSTAKKISTDSEESSTVNRFPGKGQRIGGTEEKKNEN, encoded by the coding sequence ATGGCCCCCAGAAAGATATACACCCTAGGTGAGGAGAAGAATAGAGCAGGAGGCAGTGCAGCACCGGAAAAGGATTTCGGTACTGGACTAAGAGATGCATATTACAGTTTCCCACCGGTAACGAGAACGTTACTGACATTGATGGTGTTAACTACATCCCTGGCGTTAGTTGGTTGGGTGCCCATTGGATACTTTGTTTATTCATGGACGGAATGTTTTCgttatttccaattctgGAGAATGGTGACTGCCTGCTTCATCCTACCTGGAGAATTAATGCAGttcatctttcaaatatacTTGTTATATTCCAGATCGAAAGAAGTGGAAACAGGTAGATTTCTGGTATCTAGCGCTGTGAGCCCAACTATAGAGTATACATATTACTTACTTTTCTCAATGATATCCATATCAATTTTGAGTTCGCTTATCTACGGTCAAAGTTATCCAATGATTCTAACGGCGGGATTCGATAGTTGCTTAGCATGTACTTGGGCTATCGATAATATCAACAAACCAATCTCCTTATTTGGCGTGTTACCCATAACAGGTAAATACATTCCAGTGTTTCAGCTCGTGACATCATTTATATTCAACCCAAATTCGTTTTTACTAAACTGTGTCGGAATATTTGTCGCTTATTTATTTAACTGTTTAGATACAAGAACCCTAGGCCCTGTGTGGGGGTGGTTAACTAATAAGCCAGCTGGATACGGTGTTTTCCCCGCAGGTAAATTCGGCGCTCCAGGCCTCTTTGTTACTGTATATGAATTATGCTTTGgagaattgaataataatagacAAAGGTCTAAGATGAGTGGATCCAGCAGATTAAGTGGCCTTATTGGCAAATCGAAGGGTCAAAGGTTGGGATCACTGGACCCTTCGAAGCAACCACCAAACTCGCTTAAGAAGGATAGAACATCTACCGCTAAGAAAATCAGTACTGATAGTGAAGAGTCATCCACTGTGAATAGATTCCCAGGTAAAGGCCAACGTATTGGTGGCacagaagagaagaagaatgagAATTGA
- the RRP17 gene encoding rRNA-processing protein RRP17 (ancestral locus Anc_5.514), with protein MAIQSNRQLLTKGKSYATKQSKKFGADEVVFDKDSRLDYLTGFHKRKLERQKKAQVYNKEQDRLAKIEARKKIRQERKDEMDEQMKRFKETLEIQREVENDINEDKKNGGKISGDSDNESWNGFSDEEDAENTSDVKPILKKGQTVYTDDTTVEVETLEPNDNFEYLANLNNVKLEESENVLKESITRATKYAKFLGIAGEEDKASKPKKKKKFRYLTKNERKDNQRKANANKHRGKKK; from the coding sequence ATGGCTATACAATCTAACAGACAGTTGCTTACCAAGGGTAAGAGCTATGCCACGAAACaatccaagaaatttgGTGCCGATGAGGTTGTCTTCGATAAGGACTCTCGACTAGACTACCTAACTGGGTTCCATAAGCgtaaattggaaagacAGAAGAAAGCACAGGTGTACAATAAGGAGCAGGATAGACTAGCCAAGATTGAGGcaaggaagaagattcGTCAAGAGAGgaaagatgaaatggatgaacaaatgaaaagatttaaagaaaccTTGGAGATTCAAAGGGAGGTAGAGAATGATATAAATGAGgacaaaaaaaatggagGAAAAATATCAGGGGATTCAGATAATGAATCATGGAATGGGTTctctgatgaagaagatgctGAAAATACTTCCGATGTCAAACCTATCTTAAAGAAGGGACAAACAGTGTATACTGACGACACAACGGTGGAAGTAGAAACTTTGGAACCAAATGATAactttgaatatttggCTAATCTAAATAACGTTAAACTGGAAGAATCAGAAAATGTTCTAAAGGAAAGTATAACAAGAGCAACAAAATATGCGAAGTTCTTGGGTATTGCTGGCGAAGAAGATAAGGCATCcaaaccaaagaagaaaaagaagtTCAGATATTTAACGAAgaatgaaagaaaagataacCAAAGAAAGGCAAACGCCAACAAGCATAGAGgtaagaagaaatga
- the ERD1 gene encoding Erd1p (ancestral locus Anc_5.515), whose amino-acid sequence MEKEELKTVSIPWNSILIPAPLRLNILLFLAVWLWNWILNFLAKYQIDAASVVRIKDPLDMHPTPSHAKLQMQSRKFAVKTTKIIVPTHIIATLIVLWGNQNIEKNSLLQWVLYLVPFSEFVLLASLILRESEIILYCIKRLILIESTPRPLRNTYILLSDSLTSFAKPLIDFTLYTSLVIAIPMDHFDLFVASLPVLIRIFQCLKEYRAVGDKSMLGNTVKYCSNLPILACVWYSRVHGGSSEWNQTLTMWLRLFHSSYSLFWDVKMDWFIDISSRRLRSTKLALPTTIYYVGILIDFIIRYWWVWVQWYGASSYFNFIFFDSELQYLEVFRRAIWVVFKLESEYVLKLFSK is encoded by the coding sequence ATGGAAAAAGAGGAGCTGAAAACGGTATCCATCCCATGGAATTCGATTTTGATCCCAGCACCGTTACGTCTGAACATTCTCTTATTTTTGGCTGTATGGTTATGGAACTGGATATTGAATTTCCTGGCTAAATACCAAATTGATGCTGCTTCTGTTGTGAGAATCAAGGATCCATTGGACATGCATCCAACACCAAGTCATGCAAAATTGCAAATGCAATCACGTAAGTTCGCAGTTAAAACGACAAAGATAATCGTTCCTACACATATTATTGCGACGCTGATTGTATTATGGGGAAACCAAAATATAGAGAAAAACTCTTTACTTCAATGGGTGTTATATTTGGTACCTTTCTCCGAATTTGTTTTGTTAGCCTCTTTAATACTTCGAGAATCGGAGATTATCCTATACTGTATCAAGAGACTGATATTGATTGAGTCTACGCCCCGTCCATTGCGTAACACATATATTTTACTATCAGATTCCCTGACTTCCTTTGCTAAGCCATTGATTGATTTTACTCTTTATACATCGTTAGTCATTGCAATCCCAATGGATCACTTTGATCTCTTTGTTGCATCCTTACCTGTCCTTATTAGAATCTTCCAATGTTTAAAAGAATACCGTGCTGTTGGAGATAAGTCAATGCTTGGTAATACTGTAAAATATTGTTCTAATCTTCCAATCTTAGCATGCGTTTGGTACTCCAGAGTACACGGCGGATCCTCTGAATGGAACCAAACTCTAACTATGTGGCTACGCCTTTTCCATTCATCTTATTCATTGTTTTGGGATGTTAAGATGGATTGGTTTATTGATATTTCCAGTAGAAGGCTAAGGTCCACTAAATTGGCATTACCAACCACGATATACTACGTCGGAATTTTGATAGATTTTATAATCAGATATTGGTGGGTCTGGGTTCAATGGTATGGAGCCAGCAGTTactttaatttcatttttttcgATTCTGAATTGCAATACTTGGAAGTATTCAGAAGGGCCATATGGGTAGTTTTTAAATTAGAGTCGGAATATGTActtaaattattttctaaataG